One stretch of Paenibacillus sp. AN1007 DNA includes these proteins:
- the ilvC gene encoding ketol-acid reductoisomerase → MPVTTYYEQDAELSVLKGKTIAVIGYGSQGHAQAQNLRDSGLNVVIGLREGKSFDAAKNDGFEVLSPAEATSRADVVQILLPDETQASVYKNEIEPNLKKGAALLFSHGFNVHFGQIVAPKDSDVLLVAPKSPGHMVRRTYVEGFGVPGLIAIEKDATGKAKDIGLAYAKGIGCTRAGVIETSFREETETDLFGEQAVLCGGVSALVKAGFETLTEAGYAPEMAYFECLHELKLIVDMMYEGGLASMRDSISNTAEYGDYVTGPRVVTEDTKKAMKEVLSDIQQGKFARDFILENQSGRAFLTATRRNEAEHPIEVVGGQLREMMHWIKK, encoded by the coding sequence ATGCCAGTAACTACTTATTATGAACAGGATGCAGAGCTTAGCGTATTGAAAGGAAAAACGATCGCGGTGATCGGATATGGCAGCCAAGGTCATGCTCAGGCACAAAACCTGCGTGACAGCGGATTGAACGTAGTTATCGGACTTCGTGAAGGTAAATCTTTTGACGCTGCTAAAAATGATGGATTTGAAGTGTTGTCTCCGGCTGAAGCAACTAGCCGTGCAGATGTGGTTCAAATCTTGCTGCCGGATGAAACTCAAGCTTCTGTATACAAAAACGAAATCGAACCAAACCTGAAAAAAGGCGCAGCACTGCTCTTCTCTCACGGTTTCAACGTTCACTTCGGCCAAATCGTTGCTCCAAAAGACAGCGATGTACTGCTGGTAGCTCCTAAGTCCCCTGGCCACATGGTACGTCGTACCTATGTAGAAGGATTCGGTGTTCCTGGTCTGATCGCGATCGAAAAAGATGCAACAGGTAAAGCGAAAGACATCGGTCTCGCTTATGCAAAAGGAATCGGCTGCACACGTGCAGGCGTAATCGAAACTTCCTTCCGTGAAGAAACAGAAACAGACTTGTTCGGTGAGCAAGCGGTTCTGTGTGGCGGTGTAAGTGCCCTCGTTAAAGCTGGATTCGAAACGTTGACAGAAGCTGGATATGCTCCTGAAATGGCATACTTCGAGTGTCTGCACGAATTGAAACTGATCGTTGACATGATGTATGAAGGTGGACTTGCAAGCATGCGTGATTCCATCAGCAACACAGCAGAGTACGGTGACTATGTAACTGGACCTCGCGTTGTTACAGAAGATACGAAGAAAGCGATGAAAGAAGTGCTTTCCGATATCCAACAAGGTAAATTCGCACGTGACTTCATCCTGGAGAACCAATCCGGTCGTGCATTCCTGACGGCAACACGCCGCAACGAAGCTGAACACCCAATCGAAGTGGTTGGCGGACAATTGCGCGAAATGATGCACTGGATCAAAAAATAA
- the ilvN gene encoding acetolactate synthase small subunit translates to MIRHTISILVNDQPGVLQRVSGLFGRRGYNIESITVGQSEEPGLSRMVIVTMGDDKTIEQIEKQLYKIIDVIKVVDFSLKPMVARELALIKVKAEPSERPEILGVVETFRASVVDVGPASLMVQAVGDTDKIDAMIELLKPYGIRELSRTGVTALVRGNV, encoded by the coding sequence ATGATAAGACATACGATTTCGATATTGGTTAATGACCAGCCAGGTGTCCTTCAGCGTGTATCCGGATTGTTTGGTCGACGCGGCTATAACATTGAAAGTATTACGGTAGGTCAATCTGAAGAGCCAGGTCTTTCCCGGATGGTCATTGTTACGATGGGTGACGACAAAACGATCGAGCAAATTGAGAAACAGCTCTATAAAATTATCGATGTTATCAAAGTGGTTGACTTCAGCCTCAAACCGATGGTTGCCCGTGAACTTGCACTGATCAAGGTAAAAGCCGAGCCTTCTGAGCGTCCGGAAATTTTGGGTGTAGTGGAAACATTCCGAGCATCGGTTGTCGATGTAGGCCCAGCAAGCCTGATGGTACAGGCGGTTGGGGATACGGACAAAATTGATGCCATGATTGAACTGCTCAAGCCTTATGGCATTCGTGAACTATCGCGTACAGGTGTAACGGCATTGGTACGGGGTAACGTCTAG
- the ilvB gene encoding biosynthetic-type acetolactate synthase large subunit: MGAQIPEVRSTDELREKWMKPEVISGSEILLRSLLLEGVDCVFGYPGGAVLYIYDAMYGFEDFKHVLTRHEQGAIHAADGYARASGKVGVCIATSGPGATNLVTGIATAYMDSVPLVVITGNVVSSLIGSDAFQEADITGITMPITKHSYLVKDVKDLPGIIHEAFHIANTGRKGPVLIDIPKDVSANKTLFEPSTEPVVLRGYNPRTVPNKLQVDRLAQAIQEAERPMIIAGGGVVYSGGHEALFEFVEKTGIPITTTLLGLGAFPSGHELWTGMPGMHGTYTSNLAIQQSDLLINIGARFDDRVTGKLDGFAPHAKVVHIDIDPAEIGKNIATDIPIVGDVKTVLEIANKEVQRAERADAWRDQIKQWKQEKPYSYTDSDEVLKPQWVIEMLNDTTKGEAIVTTDVGQHQMWAAQYYKFNQPRSWVTSGGLGTMGFGFPSAIGAQMANPDRLVISINGDGGMQMCSQELAICAINNIPVKIVIINNEVLGMVRQWQELIYENRYSHIDLAGSPDFVKLAEAYGVKGLRATNKEEAERAWQEALDTPGPVVVEFVVRKDENVYPMVPQGATIDQMLMGDAEE; the protein is encoded by the coding sequence ATGGGAGCTCAAATTCCAGAAGTACGATCAACAGATGAATTACGTGAAAAATGGATGAAGCCGGAGGTCATTAGCGGTTCCGAGATTCTGCTGAGAAGTTTGCTGCTTGAAGGTGTGGATTGTGTCTTCGGTTATCCAGGCGGAGCAGTATTGTACATTTACGATGCGATGTATGGTTTTGAAGATTTCAAACACGTTTTGACTCGTCACGAGCAAGGTGCCATTCACGCGGCTGACGGTTATGCCCGTGCGAGCGGCAAAGTGGGGGTCTGCATCGCAACCTCTGGTCCGGGTGCTACGAACCTTGTTACAGGCATTGCAACGGCGTATATGGATTCCGTACCTTTGGTGGTTATCACAGGTAATGTCGTATCAAGCCTCATCGGTTCGGATGCTTTCCAGGAAGCCGATATTACCGGAATCACGATGCCGATCACGAAACACAGTTATCTGGTCAAAGACGTAAAAGACCTGCCGGGTATCATCCATGAAGCATTCCATATTGCGAATACCGGACGTAAAGGACCTGTATTAATCGATATTCCAAAAGACGTATCGGCGAACAAAACGTTGTTTGAACCAAGCACCGAACCTGTTGTTCTCAGAGGGTACAATCCACGGACGGTACCAAACAAATTACAGGTAGATCGCTTGGCGCAGGCCATTCAGGAAGCGGAACGCCCAATGATTATTGCAGGTGGCGGTGTAGTTTACTCTGGCGGACACGAAGCACTTTTCGAGTTTGTAGAGAAGACAGGCATTCCGATCACGACAACCCTTCTTGGACTTGGCGCTTTCCCTAGTGGTCATGAGCTTTGGACAGGGATGCCGGGCATGCACGGAACGTACACTTCGAATCTGGCGATACAGCAATCCGATCTGCTGATTAATATTGGAGCACGCTTCGATGACCGGGTTACAGGGAAATTGGATGGGTTCGCGCCGCATGCGAAAGTTGTTCATATCGATATCGACCCTGCAGAGATCGGTAAAAATATCGCGACAGATATCCCGATCGTAGGTGATGTGAAAACGGTACTGGAGATTGCCAATAAGGAAGTGCAGCGTGCTGAGCGTGCGGATGCATGGCGAGACCAGATCAAACAGTGGAAGCAGGAAAAACCTTACAGCTACACAGATTCTGATGAAGTATTGAAACCACAGTGGGTTATTGAAATGTTGAACGACACTACCAAAGGTGAAGCTATCGTAACCACCGATGTTGGGCAGCATCAGATGTGGGCAGCTCAGTACTACAAGTTCAATCAACCGCGGTCTTGGGTTACGTCAGGTGGACTCGGAACCATGGGCTTCGGCTTCCCTTCTGCGATCGGTGCTCAAATGGCCAATCCGGATCGATTGGTTATTTCCATCAACGGAGATGGCGGAATGCAGATGTGTTCTCAGGAACTCGCTATCTGCGCAATTAACAACATTCCGGTTAAAATTGTAATTATTAACAACGAAGTACTTGGAATGGTTCGTCAGTGGCAGGAACTGATTTACGAAAATCGATACAGTCACATCGACCTGGCAGGGAGCCCTGATTTTGTGAAGCTGGCGGAGGCCTACGGCGTGAAGGGGCTGCGCGCAACAAACAAGGAAGAAGCAGAGCGTGCTTGGCAGGAAGCTTTGGATACACCAGGGCCAGTCGTTGTCGAATTTGTAGTACGCAAGGATGAAAATGTTTATCCAATGGTTCCGCAGGGAGCAACAATCGATCAAATGCTGATGGGAGATGCTGAGGAATGA
- the leuB gene encoding 3-isopropylmalate dehydrogenase, whose protein sequence is MADVKKIAVIAGDGIGPEVVAEAEKVLKRTEEVFGYRFETEHALFGGIAIDEKGTPLPEETLTVCKNADAVLLGAVGGPKWDNNSKELRPETGLLGIRKALGLFSNLRPAVVFDCLKDASTLKPEVLEGTDLMVVRELTGGIYFGEKFRRESAQGEEAVDTCAYNVSEVERIVRQAFEIAQGRRKKLASVDKANVLETSRLWREVVNRVAPDYPDVELEHVLVDNCAMQLLRRPASFDVIVTENMFGDILSDEAAMLTGSIGMLASASLGEGSFGLYEPVHGSAPDIAGQGLANPIATILSLALMFRTTFGYAEGADAIEEAVANVLNAGHRTSDIAVDKSKAISTTEMGDLIVAAIQKKA, encoded by the coding sequence ATGGCAGACGTGAAAAAAATTGCAGTAATCGCAGGTGACGGAATTGGTCCTGAAGTTGTGGCCGAGGCGGAGAAAGTTTTGAAACGTACGGAGGAAGTATTCGGTTATCGCTTTGAAACTGAGCATGCACTCTTTGGTGGTATTGCCATCGATGAGAAAGGTACACCGCTTCCGGAAGAAACACTGACTGTATGTAAAAATGCAGATGCAGTGCTGCTCGGAGCAGTAGGCGGACCGAAATGGGACAATAACAGCAAGGAGCTTCGTCCTGAAACAGGACTGCTGGGCATTCGCAAAGCGCTCGGTCTATTCTCTAATTTGCGTCCGGCTGTCGTATTCGACTGCTTGAAAGACGCTTCCACCCTAAAACCGGAAGTGCTTGAAGGCACAGACTTGATGGTCGTTCGTGAACTGACAGGCGGAATTTATTTCGGTGAGAAGTTCAGACGTGAAAGTGCACAGGGCGAAGAGGCAGTGGATACTTGTGCTTACAACGTATCTGAAGTAGAACGCATCGTTCGTCAGGCCTTTGAGATTGCTCAGGGCCGCCGTAAAAAGCTGGCTTCCGTTGATAAAGCGAACGTGCTGGAAACGTCCCGCCTCTGGCGTGAAGTGGTTAACCGGGTAGCTCCGGATTACCCGGATGTTGAACTGGAACACGTGCTTGTAGATAACTGTGCGATGCAGCTGCTGCGTCGTCCGGCAAGCTTCGATGTTATTGTAACGGAAAATATGTTTGGCGACATTTTGAGTGATGAAGCGGCAATGCTTACAGGTTCCATCGGTATGCTTGCTTCCGCATCGCTGGGTGAAGGCAGCTTCGGACTCTACGAACCGGTACACGGTTCTGCGCCGGATATTGCCGGCCAAGGCTTGGCTAACCCGATTGCAACCATCCTGTCTCTGGCGTTGATGTTCCGTACAACGTTTGGATATGCAGAAGGTGCTGATGCAATTGAAGAGGCTGTAGCGAATGTTCTGAACGCAGGTCACCGTACAAGTGACATCGCCGTCGACAAGAGCAAAGCGATCAGCACCACCGAGATGGGCGACCTGATTGTCGCAGCTATTCAGAAAAAGGCTTAA
- a CDS encoding GNAT family N-acetyltransferase: MIIRQRSSKLDDGAIMKLIDTQLVPLSHMSEKEIHKIRKEIPLRMNRGMTFVISPEPNQAAVAFIHFLMHGELLYVDMMAVSTKEQRKRYGQTLLHKAESFAVSRGCRKSKVMVDEGNTKGFQFYQKNGYQNLRYIMMSRCYEMEKRL, from the coding sequence ATGATTATTCGTCAGCGTTCATCCAAACTGGATGACGGCGCCATTATGAAGCTGATTGACACGCAGCTTGTTCCTCTATCACATATGAGTGAGAAGGAGATCCATAAAATACGCAAAGAAATACCCCTGCGGATGAACAGGGGCATGACCTTTGTCATCTCGCCGGAGCCAAATCAAGCTGCTGTCGCATTCATTCATTTTCTCATGCATGGAGAACTGCTCTACGTCGATATGATGGCCGTGAGCACCAAAGAACAGCGCAAGCGTTACGGACAGACGTTACTGCATAAAGCAGAAAGCTTTGCGGTATCTCGCGGCTGCCGAAAATCCAAAGTTATGGTAGACGAGGGCAACACAAAAGGATTTCAGTTTTACCAAAAAAACGGATATCAAAACCTAAGATATATTATGATGAGCCGCTGTTACGAAATGGAAAAAAGACTCTAG
- a CDS encoding ATP-binding protein produces the protein MPQPTDVLPQVHLDNNKYENVLEHMDSGIMLFDNLGILTFINVQMAKLLELPRDLLSGCTLMQMLRLPQMSRFKKKKILRIYRETIFHRKRYHELTDEYGRHWLVTVTYGDQMDGDFLFSVKDVSDYKQIEQTAYQNDKLAMLGRISASIAHEIRNPLTAIRGFIQLLRPHLLQLGKDEYARIILTEIDRANDIIYEFLNSSKPSAPQKTVITVESLLKEVVLLTESEGLMKGCEILLEVDDTPLHVSIDVKQIKQVILNIVKNAMDAIEEVGEEYTGRIRITTATENNFVQITIADNGRGMDHNTLVRLFDPFFTTKESGTGLGLSVSYRIIKNHGGTISVDSQKGEGTSFVIKLPLV, from the coding sequence GTGCCTCAACCAACGGACGTGCTTCCTCAAGTGCATCTGGATAACAATAAGTACGAAAATGTGCTGGAACACATGGATAGCGGCATCATGCTGTTTGACAATCTCGGTATCTTGACGTTTATTAATGTTCAGATGGCCAAACTGCTGGAACTGCCGAGAGATCTGTTAAGCGGCTGTACGTTAATGCAGATGCTGCGTCTGCCACAGATGAGCCGGTTTAAGAAAAAGAAAATTTTGAGGATTTACCGGGAGACGATCTTTCATCGTAAGCGCTATCATGAATTGACGGATGAGTATGGAAGACACTGGCTGGTAACGGTGACTTACGGCGATCAGATGGATGGTGATTTTCTATTCAGCGTCAAGGATGTATCGGATTACAAGCAGATTGAGCAAACCGCCTATCAAAATGACAAACTTGCTATGCTTGGCCGCATCTCCGCGTCGATTGCCCATGAAATTCGTAATCCGTTAACAGCTATTCGCGGATTTATCCAGCTGCTCCGGCCCCACCTGCTGCAGCTTGGCAAGGATGAGTATGCACGAATCATCCTAACGGAGATTGACAGGGCAAATGATATCATCTATGAGTTTTTGAATTCCTCCAAACCTTCGGCTCCCCAAAAAACGGTTATAACCGTAGAGTCTTTGCTTAAAGAAGTCGTTCTGCTGACCGAGAGTGAAGGGCTGATGAAAGGGTGCGAAATTCTGCTGGAGGTGGATGACACTCCGCTGCATGTGTCCATCGATGTGAAACAGATCAAACAGGTCATCTTGAATATTGTCAAAAATGCTATGGACGCGATCGAAGAAGTAGGTGAAGAGTATACAGGCAGGATTCGGATCACGACAGCTACGGAAAACAATTTTGTACAGATCACGATCGCTGATAATGGCCGCGGCATGGATCACAACACCTTGGTACGTCTGTTCGATCCATTCTTTACGACGAAAGAGAGCGGAACAGGTCTGGGACTCTCCGTGAGCTACCGTATCATTAAAAATCATGGAGGCACGATCTCAGTAGACAGCCAAAAGGGAGAAGGCACCAGCTTTGTGATCAAGCTTCCATTGGTATAA
- a CDS encoding 2-isopropylmalate synthase: MRKIYVFDTTLRDGEQSPGVNLNTREKVEIAHQLERLGIDRMEAGFPAASPGDLAAVNAVAKAVKNVTVIGLSRSREQDIDAVREALKGAQDPCIHVFLATSPIHRQHKLRMDKGQVLDTARSAIRYAKKTFSKIEFSLEDAGRTEYDFLVEMVNMAVEEGASVVNIPDTVGYLSPYEYGNIFKHLKENVHNIDKVQLSAHCHNDLGMATANTLAAILNGADQIEGTINGIGERAGNTAIEEIAMALETRQEFFQAKTTLQLSEIARTSRLVSRLTGMVVPGNKAIVGANAFAHESGIHQDGMLKEKTTYEIMTPETIGLKESKLVLGKHSGRHAFRERLIDLGYELDEEALNRAFAQFKDLADKKKEVTDEDLLAVIEEKLQDAPEVYKLESIFVTYGDESVPTAKVRIAMLDGAAVEKQAEGNGSVDAIYNAIDQVSGEEVTLSDYSIKSVTHGKDALGEVHVVLTQNQVSVQGRGVSTDILGASARAYVDGLNQLIEKRKTYTNRVNVNL, translated from the coding sequence GTGCGTAAAATCTATGTATTTGACACAACGCTGCGTGATGGAGAGCAATCTCCAGGAGTCAATCTGAACACTCGTGAGAAAGTGGAGATTGCCCATCAACTGGAGCGGCTTGGCATTGACCGGATGGAGGCAGGTTTCCCGGCAGCATCTCCAGGTGACCTTGCCGCAGTTAACGCCGTAGCGAAAGCGGTTAAAAATGTTACGGTAATTGGCTTGTCCCGTTCGAGAGAGCAGGACATTGATGCGGTGAGGGAAGCGCTTAAAGGCGCACAGGACCCTTGTATTCACGTGTTTTTAGCGACCTCGCCGATCCATCGCCAGCACAAGCTGCGCATGGATAAAGGACAGGTGCTGGATACAGCACGTTCTGCCATTCGTTATGCGAAGAAGACATTTTCGAAAATTGAATTTTCCTTGGAGGATGCAGGGCGTACCGAGTATGATTTCCTCGTGGAAATGGTGAATATGGCGGTTGAAGAGGGTGCTTCGGTCGTCAATATTCCAGATACGGTCGGTTATCTGAGTCCGTACGAATACGGAAATATTTTCAAACATCTGAAGGAAAATGTTCACAATATCGATAAGGTTCAGCTGAGTGCCCACTGTCATAACGATCTGGGTATGGCCACTGCCAATACACTTGCAGCCATCCTTAATGGCGCAGATCAAATCGAAGGAACGATCAACGGAATTGGAGAGCGTGCAGGTAACACGGCGATTGAAGAAATCGCAATGGCGCTGGAAACACGTCAGGAGTTTTTCCAGGCGAAAACAACGCTGCAGTTGTCAGAAATTGCACGTACCAGCCGTTTGGTCAGCCGTTTGACGGGTATGGTTGTTCCAGGGAACAAAGCGATTGTTGGCGCTAACGCCTTTGCGCACGAGTCTGGTATTCACCAGGATGGCATGCTGAAGGAAAAAACCACCTATGAAATCATGACGCCAGAAACGATTGGGCTTAAAGAGAGCAAGCTGGTGCTGGGTAAACACTCCGGTCGCCACGCGTTCCGCGAGCGCTTGATTGACCTCGGCTATGAGCTGGACGAAGAGGCGTTGAACCGTGCTTTTGCACAATTTAAAGATCTGGCAGACAAGAAAAAAGAAGTTACCGATGAAGACCTGCTTGCTGTAATCGAGGAAAAATTGCAGGATGCTCCTGAGGTGTACAAACTGGAATCCATCTTTGTTACGTATGGTGATGAATCCGTGCCTACGGCTAAAGTTCGCATTGCGATGCTGGATGGCGCAGCGGTGGAGAAACAGGCTGAAGGCAATGGTTCAGTGGATGCGATCTATAACGCTATCGATCAAGTGAGTGGGGAAGAGGTCACGCTGTCGGATTATTCCATCAAATCGGTAACACATGGCAAGGATGCCCTTGGTGAAGTTCATGTCGTGCTGACTCAAAATCAGGTTTCTGTTCAAGGACGCGGGGTGAGCACAGATATTCTTGGTGCTAGTGCTCGTGCGTACGTAGACGGTTTGAACCAATTGATTGAGAAGCGCAAAACGTACACGAACCGTGTTAACGTTAATTTGTAG
- a CDS encoding peroxiredoxin: MAERLVGRPAPDFAMETVSGDGQDFGSVKLSDYRGKWLVFFFYPLDFTFVCPTEITALSDASEQFKALDTEILGVSVDSVHSHKAWINTPKDSNGLGQLNFPLASDITKQVAKDYGVLIEEEGVALRGLFIIDPEGELKYQVVNHNDVGRSVEETLRVLQALQSGGLCAMNWKPGDSNL, from the coding sequence ATGGCAGAACGTTTGGTAGGTAGACCGGCACCAGATTTCGCAATGGAAACAGTATCAGGAGACGGACAAGATTTTGGTTCCGTTAAACTGTCCGATTACCGCGGTAAATGGCTTGTATTCTTCTTTTATCCTTTGGACTTCACATTTGTGTGCCCAACAGAGATTACAGCTTTGAGCGACGCTTCCGAGCAATTCAAAGCTTTGGATACAGAAATTCTTGGCGTGAGCGTAGACTCCGTACACAGCCACAAAGCATGGATCAACACACCAAAAGACAGCAATGGTCTTGGTCAATTGAACTTCCCGCTTGCTTCCGACATCACGAAGCAAGTAGCTAAAGATTATGGTGTTCTGATCGAAGAAGAAGGCGTAGCACTGCGCGGTCTGTTTATCATCGATCCAGAAGGCGAACTGAAATACCAAGTGGTTAACCACAACGATGTAGGCCGTAGTGTTGAAGAAACACTTCGCGTACTGCAAGCACTGCAATCCGGCGGATTGTGTGCAATGAACTGGAAACCAGGCGACAGCAACCTGTAA
- a CDS encoding MoxR family ATPase, giving the protein MNIHDMEQMNAQLIEHAGRVIVGKAHTMELILTAIIASGHVLLEDVPGTGKTMLAKSIASSLDCTFQRIQFTPDLLPSDLTGIHFYNQKSGDFEFRPGPLFANLVLADEINRATPRTQSSLLECMEERQISIDGSTRQLERPFIVIATQNPIDNQGTFPLPEAQMDRFMMKIRMGYPTGEESIEILRRTVASRSVDELSAIIPREQLMEAQEAYKTVTVNEDLMHYIVQLTEATRKHAELSLGVSPRGAQALLKASQAWAALHGRDYVVPDDIKILAEPVLAHRLVFRNRIRQQDGLAEQIIQQILSQTEVPTETLAAGGQ; this is encoded by the coding sequence GTGAATATACACGATATGGAACAGATGAATGCACAATTAATTGAACATGCAGGTAGAGTGATTGTGGGTAAAGCTCATACGATGGAACTTATTTTGACAGCGATCATTGCGTCCGGCCATGTGCTTCTTGAAGACGTACCCGGCACGGGCAAAACGATGCTCGCGAAATCCATTGCTTCTTCACTGGACTGCACATTCCAGCGGATACAATTTACACCTGATCTGCTGCCATCCGATCTGACAGGCATTCATTTCTACAATCAAAAATCAGGAGACTTTGAATTCAGACCTGGCCCGCTGTTTGCAAATCTTGTGCTGGCAGACGAGATTAATCGGGCCACGCCGCGGACGCAGTCCAGCTTGCTGGAATGTATGGAAGAACGTCAGATCAGTATAGACGGTTCAACGAGACAGCTCGAAAGACCGTTTATCGTTATCGCTACGCAGAACCCCATTGATAATCAAGGGACATTTCCACTGCCGGAAGCTCAGATGGACCGCTTTATGATGAAGATTCGTATGGGGTATCCAACCGGGGAAGAAAGTATAGAGATATTGCGAAGAACCGTGGCCAGCCGCTCTGTAGATGAGCTGTCCGCCATTATTCCGCGTGAACAGCTTATGGAAGCCCAAGAAGCGTATAAAACCGTTACCGTAAACGAAGATCTCATGCATTACATCGTACAGCTCACTGAGGCAACCCGAAAACATGCCGAACTGTCGCTTGGCGTCAGTCCGCGGGGTGCACAGGCGCTTTTGAAAGCTAGTCAGGCCTGGGCTGCTCTGCATGGCAGAGACTACGTGGTACCGGATGATATCAAGATATTGGCCGAACCTGTGCTGGCCCATCGACTGGTCTTTCGTAATCGAATCAGACAGCAGGATGGACTTGCGGAACAGATCATTCAGCAGATTTTGAGCCAGACCGAGGTGCCAACCGAGACACTTGCTGCAGGCGGACAATAG
- a CDS encoding aldo/keto reductase — protein sequence MHYSYLGKSGLKVSRICLGTMNFGPATDEKEAFRIMDAALDAGVNFFDTANIYGWGENSGLTEKIIGRWFKQGGGRREKVVLATKVYGSMHDETDGPNNEAGLSAYKIRRHLEGSLQRLQTDHIELYQMHHVDPVITWDELWGAFEHAVYQGKIGYVGSSNFAAWQIALAQSEAKNRHFLGLVSEQHKYSLNCRLPELEVLPAAKALGLGVIPWSPLDGGLLGRNAMQKLEGTRSGGIAERIEQHQTQLEDFAALCRDLGEPQDTVALAWVAANPAVTAPIIGPRTLEQFESALKCLDLTLDESTLKRLDEIFPGPGGHAPNAYAW from the coding sequence ATGCATTATTCTTATTTAGGTAAATCAGGCCTTAAAGTCAGCCGCATCTGTCTGGGTACGATGAATTTCGGGCCGGCCACCGACGAGAAAGAAGCTTTCCGCATTATGGACGCAGCGCTGGATGCAGGTGTTAACTTTTTTGATACCGCTAACATTTATGGCTGGGGTGAAAATTCCGGTCTTACGGAAAAGATTATCGGGCGATGGTTCAAACAAGGCGGCGGCAGACGTGAAAAGGTTGTGCTTGCTACCAAAGTCTATGGTTCCATGCATGATGAAACAGATGGCCCCAACAACGAGGCGGGGCTCTCCGCATACAAAATCAGACGCCACCTCGAAGGTTCGCTGCAGCGTCTGCAAACCGATCATATTGAGCTGTACCAGATGCATCATGTCGATCCGGTTATTACGTGGGACGAGCTGTGGGGAGCATTTGAACATGCCGTATATCAGGGCAAAATTGGATATGTCGGCTCAAGTAACTTCGCCGCTTGGCAGATCGCGCTTGCCCAGAGTGAAGCGAAGAATCGTCACTTCCTCGGTCTTGTATCCGAGCAGCATAAATACAGCCTGAACTGCCGTCTGCCTGAACTGGAGGTATTACCGGCCGCTAAAGCGCTCGGGCTCGGCGTTATTCCATGGAGCCCGCTCGATGGCGGATTGCTTGGACGTAATGCGATGCAGAAGCTTGAAGGAACACGCAGCGGAGGCATTGCAGAACGCATTGAGCAGCATCAGACACAGCTTGAAGATTTTGCTGCGCTGTGCCGTGATCTGGGTGAGCCGCAGGATACGGTTGCCCTTGCTTGGGTAGCTGCCAATCCGGCTGTGACTGCACCAATTATTGGTCCCCGTACACTCGAGCAGTTCGAAAGCGCCCTGAAATGTCTCGACCTGACACTGGATGAATCCACCCTCAAACGTCTGGATGAGATCTTCCCTGGGCCTGGTGGGCACGCTCCTAACGCATACGCATGGTAA